From one Octopus bimaculoides isolate UCB-OBI-ISO-001 chromosome 1, ASM119413v2, whole genome shotgun sequence genomic stretch:
- the LOC106881922 gene encoding uncharacterized protein LOC106881922: protein MCAKCICNGNVDLNSPEICNPRTGACMHCRHNTTGFACDDCLPGYVGDPILHKNCTYEGFGRTKTSVESQKLSGTVIFVIVLVCFLLIFLSVFLYYHRICTKVKRLNRNQQKDDQASIRFSDMNNQEFDDGNNIACSSGFRIPGQQRDMQYSPLKECL from the exons ATGTGTGCCAAGTGCATTTGCAATGGCAATGTTGACCTGAACTCCCCTGAGATTTGCAATCCCCGCACTG gtGCATGTATGCATTGCCGTCATAATACAACTGGTTTCGCTTGTGATGACTGCCTTCCTGGTTATGTTGGTGACCCAATTCTACATAAGAATTGCACATATGAAG gatTTGGTAGAACAAAGACATCTGTGGAATCTCAGAAACTGAGTGGCACGgtgatttttgttattgttcttgtctgTTTCCTGttaattttcctttctgtctttttatACTACCATCGTATTTGTACCAAAGTCAAACGACTCAACAGAAATCAACAGAAAGATGACCAAGCTAGCATCAGATTTAGTGACATGAATAACCAAGAATTTGATGATGGTAATAACATTGCTTGTTCTAGTGGATTCCGTATACCAGGCCAACAAAGAGACATGCAGTATTCTCCACTGAAAGAGTGTTTGTGA